In Anopheles gambiae chromosome 2, idAnoGambNW_F1_1, whole genome shotgun sequence, a single window of DNA contains:
- the LOC1276853 gene encoding protein G12 — MKIAAFVVACLVATSAVSCAPTTRALTDDFDDFVGLLPLNDLLDLAMRYLLTDKEVQQTLLYLQGEEFSAVWDQFFELSAVRDLLQYLEEAGVPAYESLNVVADFLGLSPLKPTSVRSLSLAARTGGLNGLLEEALAMMPAAELEAMFEEKMKSSTEFKALFEKMQNFDHKQLRALYESSTEVQNMIHKLESLGVDVDHIVEVLKDFFGWN; from the exons ATGAAGATTGCCGCATTTGTTGTCGCTTGCCTGGTGGCCACCAGTGCCGTCTCCTGTGCCCCGACCACCCGCGCCCTGACCGACGATTTCGATGACTTCGTGGGACTGTTGCCGCTGAACGATCTGCTCGACCTGGCCATGCGCTACCTGCTGACCGATAAGGAGGTGCAGCAGACTCTGCTCTACCTGCAGGGCGAAGAGTTCTCGGCCGTATGGGACCAGTTCTTCGAGCTGTCGGCGGTGCGTGATCTGCTCCAGTACCTCGAGGAAGCGGGTGTACCGGCATACGAATCGCTGAATGTGGTGGCCGACTTCCTGGGCCTGAGCCCGCTCAAGCCGACCAGCGTGCGAAGCC TATCGCTGGCAGCGCGCACCGGTGGACTGAATGGACTGCTGGAGGAAGCCCTCGCCATGATGCCGGCCGCCGAGCTGGAGGCCATGTTCGAGGAGAAGATGAAGTCGAGCACCGAGTTCAAGGCGCTGTTCGAGAAGATGCAGAACTTCGACCACAAGCAGCTGCGCGCACTGTACGAG AGCTCGACTGAGGTCCAGAACATGATCCACAAGCTCGAGAGCCTCGGCGTTGATGTTGACCATATCGTGGAGGTGCTGAAGGATTTCTTCGGCTGGAACTAA